One Anabas testudineus chromosome 15, fAnaTes1.2, whole genome shotgun sequence genomic window carries:
- the myoz1a gene encoding myozenin-1a isoform X1, whose protein sequence is MPLGTPAPLNKRKKPAKIITDLTHITQDEYESEPEASEFDLGTKIRTPKDIMLEELSLMKNRGSKMFKMRQQRVERFIYENNPDVFSSESLDNLQKFVPSVGGSLGGQMINVGGHFVSKQAGQLQYGGIHIGGGAPVPPPKPGSKGVGAGGAGGSGSAGGLGGGDHGKGEKGEGASDWSSLKAGGKGDASKTQIHVKTYVSPWEKAMKGDEGLIATLKTAMPSPSERKDLPKYKCFNRSAMPYGGFEKANQFLKFQLPDAEASKQEPEPAVVYQHDIGCRPSFNRTPIGWVGSSEPSSIHMENDAVPFDAETDEL, encoded by the exons ATGCCTCTGGGAACACCTGCACCCTTAAACAAGCGGAAGAAGCCCGCCAAGATTATAACTGACCTAACACATATCACTCAGGATG AGTATGAGTCAGAGCCAGAGGCATCTGAGTTCGACCTGGGAACAAAGATCAGGACTCCAAAAGACATCATGCTGGAGGAGCTTTCTCTGATGAAGAACCGAGGCTCTAAGATGTTCAAGATGAGGCAGCAGAGAGTGGAGAGGTTCATCTATGAGAACAACCCTGATGTCTTCAGCAGTGAGTCACTG GACAACCTCCAGAAGTTTGTTCCCTCAGTTGGAGGTTCACTGGGAGGGCAGATGATAAATGTTGGTGGGCACTTTGTTAGCAAACAGGCTGGACAGCTGCAGTATGGAGGAATTCACATTGGAGGAGGGGCTCCAGTGCCTCCTCCAAAGCCTGGAAGCAAAGGAGTAGGAGCAGGAGGTGCCGGGGGCTCAGGAAGTGCAGGCGGACTGGGTGGTGGGGACCATGGTAAAGgtgaaaaaggagaaggagctAGTGATTGGTCTTCGCTAAAAG CAGGTGGAAAAGGTGACGCATCTAAGACGCAGATTCATGTAAAGACGTACGTGTCACCATGGGAGAAAGCTATGAAAGGTGATGAGGGTCTGATTGCTACTCTGAAAACTGCCATGCCTAGTCCTTCTGAGCGAAAGGATCTgccaaaatataaatgtttcaACAG GTCTGCCATGCCCTATGGCGGCTTTGAGAAAGCCAATCAGTTCCTGAAATTccagctgccagatgctgaggCGAGCAAACAGGAGCCTGAACCTGCGGTGGTGTACCAACATGACATTGGCTGCAGGCCTTCTTTCAACCGTACTCCTATCGGTTGGGTGGGCAGCAGTGAGCCTAGCAGCATTCATATGGAAAATGATGCTGTGCCCTTCGATGCAGAGACCGACGAGCTGtga
- the synpo2la gene encoding synaptopodin 2-like protein yields the protein MVAEEVIITLSGGAPWGFRLQGGVEQQKPLQVAKVRKRSKACRAGLREADELVSINEQPCGMLSHAQAMNLIDSSPGILHIRVKRAPAGFQSVVLVTRAPSPRIDKEYRAALRAMSPSHPHHAPVREVHRSRSTLTSGLTSPPGSEAYYGETDSDADVAGYERQRRQKRRSPSNSNPGKPTGRTSPEGGETSEMSGYDSAPDAQIYPSLVDGRGGDGDGGGGLPGVARREVIYQPSGPGMWSSQTSTETSSIISSADDQGPRDAGQEEDSGFLEPANVPLVSPERAKEALMLSSRSQLIPMVGPVNKPVDEELTTTYMEKAKQAKLNRGDTQQDKHVKEAKSKCRTIACLLTDAPNPHSKGVLMFKKRRQRSKKYTLTSFGSVDEDKCRDSQEEDGALPGSESEFDDDGFAALPDPTWDSDYLDMLEKRATAGTEGRQDGQEDAPSPGLSDTAGKGAQLFEQQRKRAAEHAKKMEAVQPQAPSEPQIQDQAQMHQLYPEIQPQLKPNLQPHHMTPYGPAFTEQDLSQAQSPVAFGTHGVSSGDLSYSAVSTTSMVMSATPVVPKPATASVTILTSPAPTAETPLPELPASNVLNRTARPFTPGFISIRAATAPVTFRPPVTKTTQRPASAAVVLPPFSTSSETAINVTSVTLQIPPGPQSVLSTASTIPQGPLAQIAEGPAMFYPPVISTSVETTQSTLPITTAHQVPIATVPTVPMPSILPAVQAHMAAIPVPPVSQITGSTEPVIQVPPTEVPVALPLSSQLYVAPVSQVSVVSQPKGVAPTPVLGPKGRTGILLEARRRSGKPKPMFNVPDAKKNSPNPELLCMVQNLDDRSTRHKYGQIPAEAIYDATQEENSGEASMVRMPPPVAPKPRVIHEAPQILQAGGKGAQLFARRQSRMGMYVVDTPPDTLFQEEVASQSAAQPLNTCLNPSLPSQWKYSPNVRAPPPIGYNPLLGPSIPTGPQRDASKPETHGKRGSQREGIKALDFIRRQPYQLNPAMFNYGGSAANLSAMPSYQAQRQQQGDYPTTMVGSSLTSPKQIPIKTARVYEIKRFSTPTPMSAPTLAPKVIAPRSATTLGERLSHSGMTSPPPAPFTPTPAPLLTPAPVSVPTPASPPFQPTGLPSLPKFSATPIPNPVLPAGPTPYTPISYTTGLQGAKQFQSAPELNILASLPPLKSNTMQAPKPRFVATKGGVQPHVWRPGAM from the exons ATGGTTGCAGAAGAAGTGATAATTACATTGTCTGGTGGAGCGCCGTGGGGCTTTCGTCTCCAGGGAGGTGTGGAACAGCAGAAACCGCTCCAGGTGGCTAAG GTGCGAAAACGTAGCAAGGCATGCAGGGCTGGCCTGCGGGAAGCTGATGAACTGGTGTCCATCAACGAACAGCCATGTGGAATGCTCTCCCATGCTCAGGCCATGAACCTTATTGACAGTTCCCCTGGGATATTACACATACGTGTCAAAAG GGCGCCTGCTGGTTTTCAGTCTGTGGTGCTTGTGACCCGTGCCCCATCTCCCCGTATAGACAAAGAATACCGCGCTGCTCTACGTGCCATGTCACCCAGCCACCCCCACCATGCACCTGTCCGTGAAGTCCACCGTAGCCGCTCCACCCTAACCAGTGGCTTGACATCTCCACCTGGTAGTGAAGCTTACTATGGCGAAACTGACAGTGATGCAGATGTGGCAGGCTATGAAAGGCAGCGCCGTCAGAAACGCCGCAGTCCCAGCAATTCCAACCCAGGGAAACCAACAGGACGAACCTCCCCTGAGGGTGGGGAAACATCAGAGATGAGTGGCTATGACAGTGCTCCAGATGCCCAAATCTATCCTAGTTTAGTGGATGGACGTgggggagatggagatggaggaggggggCTACCAGGGGTGGCACGAAGAGAGGTGATTTACCAACCTTCTGGTCCAGGAATGTGGTCTTCCCAGACATCTACTGAGACCTCATCCATAATTTCCTCAGCAGATGATCAGGGGCCACGGGATGCAGGTCAAGAGGAGGACAGTGGCTTTCTAGAGCCTGCCAATGTGCCACTGGTGTCGCCTGAGAGGGCAAAGGAGGCTCTGATGCTAAGTTCCCGCAGCCAGCTTATACCTATGGTGGGTCCTGTGAATAAACCTGTTGATGAGGAGCTCACAACCACCTACATGGAAAAGGCCAAGCAAGCCA AACTGAATCGAGGGGACACACAGCAAGACAAGCATGTAAAGGAAGCCAAAAGCAAGTGTAGAACAATTGCGTGTCTACTGACTGATGCTCCCAATCCTCACTCAAAGGGAGTGCTGATGTTTAAGAAAAGGCGGCAGCGCTCTAAGAAGTACACCCTCACCAGCTTTGGTAGTGTGGATGAGGACAAGTGCCGTGACTCACAGGAGGAGGATGGGGCACTCCCTGGCAGTGAATCAGAGTTTGATGATGACGGTTTCGCTGCACTTCCTGACCCAACTTGGGATAGTGACTACTTGGATATGCTGGAGAAGAGGGCAACTGCAGGCACTGAAGGTCGTCAGGACGGACAAGAGGATGCTCCAAGTCCAGGGTTGAGTGACACTGCAGGCAAAGGTGCACAGTTGTTtgaacaacagagaaagagagctgCTGAACATGCCAAGAAGATGGAGGCAGTGCAACCTCAAGCCCCTTCAGAGCCTCAAATCCAAGACCAGGCACAGATGCATCAGTTGTATCCAGAGATACAACCACAGTTGAAACCAAACCTCCAGCCTCACCACATGACGCCATATGGGCCTGCATTCACAGAACAAGACCTTTCTCAGGCTCAAAGTCCAGTTGCTTTTGGCACCCATGGGGTGTCTAGTGGGGATCTATCCTACTCTGCAGTTAGCACAACTAGCATGGTTATGTCAGCTACACCTGTGGTCCCTAAACCAGCTACTGCCTCAGTGACTATTTTAACTAGTCCTGCACCAACAGCTGAAACACCATTACCTGAACTACCTGCTAGTAATGTTCTTAATAGAACAGCACGTCCTTTCACTCCTGGCTTCATCAGCATCCGAGCTGCAACTGCCCCTGTGACATTCCGACCACCTGTCACAAAGACGACACAACGTCCCGCCTCAGCAGCTGTTGTACTACCACCATTCTCTACTTCCTCAGAAACAGCCATTAATGTTACGTCCGTAACATTACAAATACCCCCTGGTCCTCAATCAGTGCTTTCCACAGCATCCACTATACCTCAAGGTCCACTGGCCCAGATAGCAGAAGGTCCTGCTATGTTTTACCCTCCAGTCATCTCTACCTCTGTAGAGACAACACAGTCAACATTACCAATAACTACTGCTCATCAGGTTCCAATTGCAACTGTGCCCACAGTGCCTATGCCTTCAATACTGCCAGCTGTTCAAGCACACATGGCAGCAATTCCTGTTCCTCCTGTATCCCAAATTACTGGTTCAACTGAACCAGTTATCCAAGTGCCTCCAACTGAAGTGCCAGTTGCCCTCCCACTTTCATCTCAACTTTATGTGGCACCTGTATCTCAAGTATCAGTGGTCTCCCAGCCAAAAGGTGTAGCTCCAACCCCTGTTCTTGGTCCAAAAGGTCGCACAGGAATCTTGCTCGAGGCACGGCGGCGAAGTGGCAAACCCAAACCTATGTTCAATGTGCCAGATGCCAAGAAAAACAGCCCCAATCCTGAGTTACTGTGTATGGTGCAGAACCTAGATGATAGGTCCACCCGACACAAATATGGTCAAATACCTGCTGAGGCTATCTATGATGCTACACAGGAGGAAAACAGTGGTGAGGCCAGCATGGTGAGAATGCCTCCTCCAGTGGCACCCAAGCCTCGGGTCATTCACGAGGCACCACAGATTCTACAAGCGGGTGGGAAAGGTGCACAACTGTTTGCCCGCAGGCAGAGCCGCATGGGTATGTATGTAGTGGACACTCCACCTGATACCCTTTTCCAGGAGGAAGTAGCCTCACAGAGTGCAGCCCAACCTCTTAACACCTGCCTCAACCCTTCCCTTCCCTCTCAGTGGAAATATTCTCCAAATGTCCGTGCCCCTCCACCCATTGGGTACAACCCACTGTTGGGCCCCTCTATTCCTACAGGCCCTCAAAGAGATGCAAGTAAACCCGAAACCCATGGCAAACGAGGCTCACAAAGAGAGGGGATCAAAGCCTTAGATTTCATCAGAAGGCAGCCCTACCAGCTGAACCCTGCCATGTTCAACTATGGGGGAAGTGCTGCTAATCTATCAGCCATGCCTTCTTATCAGGCccagaggcagcagcaggggGATTACCCAACGACAATGGTGGGTAGCTCATTAACTTCACCTAAGCAGATCCCCATCAAAACAGCCCGTGTCTATGAGATTAAGCGATTCTCCACACCCACACCAATGTCAGCTCCCACTCTGGCACCCAAGGTCATTGCACCTCGCTCAGCCACTACCCTTGGAGAACGTTTGAGTCACTCTGGCATGACCTCCCCACCTCCTGCTCCTTTCACTCCAACCCCAGCACCTCTCTTGACACCAGCACCAGTCAGTGTCCCAACTCCAGCTTCACCACCCTTCCAACCAACTGGACTGCCCAGCCTACCGAAATTCTCTGCCACCCCTATTCCAAATCCTGTGCTCCCAGCAGGTCCTACACCTTACACTCCAATATCATACACCACTGGGCTCCAGGGAGCCAAGCAGTTTCAGAGTGCTCCTGAGCTCAATATCCTTGCCTCTTTGCCCCCACTGAAGTCCAACACAATGCAGGCACCCAAACCACGTTTTGTTGCCACCAAGGGAGGTGTTCAGCCTCATGTCTGGAGACCCGGGGCAATGTGA
- the myoz1a gene encoding myozenin-1a isoform X2 has protein sequence MPLGTPAPLNKRKKPAKIITDLTHITQDEYESEPEASEFDLGTKIRTPKDIMLEELSLMKNRGSKMFKMRQQRVERFIYENNPDVFSSESLDNLQKFVPSVGGSLGGQMINVGGHFVSKQAGQLQYGGIHIGGGAPVPPPKPGSKGVGAGGAGGSGSAGGLGGGDHGKGEKGEGASDWSSLKGGKGDASKTQIHVKTYVSPWEKAMKGDEGLIATLKTAMPSPSERKDLPKYKCFNRSAMPYGGFEKANQFLKFQLPDAEASKQEPEPAVVYQHDIGCRPSFNRTPIGWVGSSEPSSIHMENDAVPFDAETDEL, from the exons ATGCCTCTGGGAACACCTGCACCCTTAAACAAGCGGAAGAAGCCCGCCAAGATTATAACTGACCTAACACATATCACTCAGGATG AGTATGAGTCAGAGCCAGAGGCATCTGAGTTCGACCTGGGAACAAAGATCAGGACTCCAAAAGACATCATGCTGGAGGAGCTTTCTCTGATGAAGAACCGAGGCTCTAAGATGTTCAAGATGAGGCAGCAGAGAGTGGAGAGGTTCATCTATGAGAACAACCCTGATGTCTTCAGCAGTGAGTCACTG GACAACCTCCAGAAGTTTGTTCCCTCAGTTGGAGGTTCACTGGGAGGGCAGATGATAAATGTTGGTGGGCACTTTGTTAGCAAACAGGCTGGACAGCTGCAGTATGGAGGAATTCACATTGGAGGAGGGGCTCCAGTGCCTCCTCCAAAGCCTGGAAGCAAAGGAGTAGGAGCAGGAGGTGCCGGGGGCTCAGGAAGTGCAGGCGGACTGGGTGGTGGGGACCATGGTAAAGgtgaaaaaggagaaggagctAGTGATTGGTCTTCGCTAAAAG GTGGAAAAGGTGACGCATCTAAGACGCAGATTCATGTAAAGACGTACGTGTCACCATGGGAGAAAGCTATGAAAGGTGATGAGGGTCTGATTGCTACTCTGAAAACTGCCATGCCTAGTCCTTCTGAGCGAAAGGATCTgccaaaatataaatgtttcaACAG GTCTGCCATGCCCTATGGCGGCTTTGAGAAAGCCAATCAGTTCCTGAAATTccagctgccagatgctgaggCGAGCAAACAGGAGCCTGAACCTGCGGTGGTGTACCAACATGACATTGGCTGCAGGCCTTCTTTCAACCGTACTCCTATCGGTTGGGTGGGCAGCAGTGAGCCTAGCAGCATTCATATGGAAAATGATGCTGTGCCCTTCGATGCAGAGACCGACGAGCTGtga